The proteins below come from a single Pseudomonadota bacterium genomic window:
- a CDS encoding tetratricopeptide repeat protein: protein MAESPHIVEVNEQNFMQVVVEGSLTQPVLVDFWADWCEPCKQVMPALEKLADEGQGAFVLAKCNADENQNICAQIGIRSLPTGLLFSQGQPVDQFMGAQPEGELRAMLERHISFPPAAERPVTEQADALLAAGDVEGAVALLRAAQAEDPENGDILVALGQASMVAGDSETVETILAHLPESHKDKPEVARLRGLMSFANADNPELNFGDLGAAVEADTATSEQRYQYAVKLMTRERFQDAMDQFLALMLRDRDYADDAARKALIAAFDVLGQDPLVSTYRRKLASYVL from the coding sequence ATGGCTGAATCGCCCCATATCGTAGAAGTTAACGAACAAAATTTCATGCAGGTTGTGGTCGAGGGATCACTGACCCAGCCCGTGCTGGTCGACTTCTGGGCAGACTGGTGTGAGCCCTGCAAACAGGTCATGCCGGCGCTTGAGAAGCTTGCCGACGAAGGCCAGGGCGCCTTCGTCCTGGCCAAGTGCAACGCTGACGAAAACCAGAACATCTGCGCCCAGATCGGCATCCGAAGCCTGCCAACCGGGCTGTTGTTCTCGCAGGGTCAGCCGGTCGATCAGTTCATGGGTGCCCAGCCCGAGGGCGAGCTGCGGGCCATGCTCGAGCGGCACATCAGCTTCCCACCCGCAGCCGAACGCCCAGTCACCGAGCAGGCCGATGCCTTGTTGGCTGCAGGCGATGTTGAGGGCGCCGTCGCGCTGTTGCGAGCGGCGCAGGCCGAGGACCCCGAAAACGGCGATATCCTGGTCGCGCTCGGCCAGGCGTCAATGGTGGCCGGTGACAGTGAGACCGTCGAGACGATCCTCGCGCACCTGCCAGAGTCACACAAGGACAAGCCCGAAGTGGCGCGCCTGCGCGGCCTGATGAGTTTTGCCAACGCCGACAACCCCGAGTTGAACTTCGGCGATCTGGGGGCCGCAGTCGAGGCCGACACGGCGACCAGCGAGCAGCGCTACCAATACGCCGTGAAGCTGATGACCCGCGAGCGTTTCCAGGACGCGATGGATCAGTTTCTGGCATTGATGCTGCGCGACCGCGACTACGCCGATGACGCTGCCCGCAAGGCCCTGATTGCTGCGTTCGATGTGCTCGGACAGGACCCCCTGGTCAGCACGTATCGCCGCAAGCTCGCAAGCTACGTGCTCTGA
- a CDS encoding DsbC family protein, giving the protein MKRLIATIAVCAAALTAPAVAEDDTATALLQERFPQITIERVRPSPMPGVVEVVYGGDQVVYVSEDGRYLLNGALMDLDQQSNLTEATQVEMRALLGPRWLGLFEQLGNDNFLAFGGDAAGPLAGRTITAFTDVTCPWCNRLHNQIDELTQAGVTVNYILFARAGLGSDVHQRHISIWCSSDPQRMLTHAKAGGAVPPAQCENPVDAHMGLVRAVGVNGTPTLVLDNGERVDGFRSAADLIAMLEANGPVKPEYATR; this is encoded by the coding sequence ATGAAACGCCTTATTGCAACGATCGCCGTGTGCGCGGCCGCGCTCACTGCCCCGGCCGTGGCCGAAGACGACACGGCCACCGCGCTGCTGCAGGAGCGTTTCCCGCAGATCACCATCGAACGCGTTCGACCGTCGCCGATGCCGGGCGTGGTCGAGGTGGTCTACGGCGGCGACCAGGTGGTCTATGTGAGCGAAGACGGCCGGTACCTGCTGAACGGCGCACTGATGGACCTGGATCAGCAAAGCAACCTCACCGAAGCGACGCAGGTCGAAATGCGCGCCTTGCTCGGGCCCCGCTGGCTGGGCCTGTTCGAGCAGCTCGGCAACGACAACTTCCTCGCCTTCGGCGGCGACGCGGCCGGGCCGCTGGCCGGTCGCACCATCACGGCGTTCACCGACGTGACCTGCCCCTGGTGCAACCGCCTTCACAACCAGATCGACGAGCTCACACAGGCCGGTGTCACGGTCAACTACATCCTGTTCGCGCGCGCCGGATTGGGGTCGGACGTGCACCAACGCCACATCAGCATCTGGTGCAGTAGCGACCCGCAACGCATGCTGACCCACGCGAAGGCCGGCGGCGCCGTGCCGCCCGCGCAGTGCGAAAACCCGGTCGATGCACACATGGGGCTGGTGCGTGCCGTGGGTGTCAATGGCACACCCACACTCGTCCTTGACAACGGCGAGCGCGTTGACGGCTTCCGCTCGGCGGCCGACCTGATCGCGATGCTCGAGGCCAACGGCCCGGTGAAGCCGGAGTACGCAACCCGCTGA
- the xerD gene encoding site-specific tyrosine recombinase XerD, whose product MALPSDDLMIEAFLDQLWMERGLSENTLSAYRSDLTTAQRWFASQGRRLPSADAADLQSYLAHLFARALDARSSARKLSAMRRYYRFLVSGGHRDDDPTSLIQSPKVGRRLPHSLSESDVLALLQAPDTSTALGLRDRTMLEVMYGCGLRVSELVTLGMLNINPSQGFLRVWGKGSKERIVPLGEHAHRWLAKYLSSARPELARADADEVVFVSVRGRGMTRHNVWHLIKKYAKQAGLPGDISPHTLRHAFATHLVNHDADLRAVQMLLGHSDLSTTQIYTQVARARLVQVHQAHHPRG is encoded by the coding sequence ATGGCACTGCCGTCCGACGACCTCATGATCGAGGCCTTCCTCGACCAGCTCTGGATGGAGCGCGGGTTGAGCGAGAACACCTTGAGCGCCTACCGCAGTGACCTCACCACGGCTCAGCGGTGGTTCGCCTCGCAGGGTCGGCGACTGCCGTCCGCGGACGCCGCCGACCTGCAGTCCTACCTTGCACACCTCTTCGCACGGGCGCTGGATGCGCGCAGCAGCGCGCGCAAGCTCTCGGCCATGCGACGCTACTATCGCTTCCTGGTCAGTGGCGGTCACCGCGATGACGACCCGACGTCACTGATCCAGTCGCCCAAGGTCGGCCGACGCTTGCCGCACAGCCTGAGCGAATCGGATGTGCTCGCGTTGTTGCAGGCACCGGACACCAGCACCGCACTCGGCTTGCGCGACCGAACCATGCTCGAAGTCATGTACGGCTGCGGCTTGCGGGTCTCCGAGCTGGTGACGCTCGGCATGCTGAACATCAACCCGTCTCAAGGCTTCCTGCGTGTCTGGGGCAAAGGCAGCAAGGAACGCATCGTGCCGCTCGGCGAGCACGCTCACCGGTGGCTGGCGAAGTACCTGTCGAGCGCTCGGCCCGAACTGGCCCGGGCGGACGCAGACGAGGTGGTGTTCGTGTCGGTGCGTGGTCGTGGCATGACACGGCACAACGTCTGGCACCTGATCAAGAAATACGCGAAACAGGCCGGCCTGCCTGGCGACATCTCGCCGCACACGCTGCGCCACGCCTTCGCCACTCATCTGGTCAACCACGATGCCGACCTCAGGGCGGTGCAGATGTTGCTCGGACACAGTGACCTGTCCACCACGCAGATCTACACCCAGGTGGCCCGCGCGCGATTGGTCCAGGTTCACCAGGCACACCACCCGCGGGGGTGA
- the glp gene encoding gephyrin-like molybdotransferase Glp yields the protein MTDPSTCTHPTDNSLALVEARARIAEHIRPIDGHEQLALGDALGRVLAEDALAPLSVPQHRNSAMDGYAFRHADAATRGATTLTLVGQSLAGHPHGQCVEPGGAVRIMTGAVVPDGLDTVVVQEVVDRLDGDRIRFDGQQTAAGDFVRGIGDDIQQGHCTVSEGTRLRAAELGVLASLGVSRVPVLRRPRVAVMSTGDELRSAGEPLDPGQIYDSNRTTLTALLRTHHAEPVDIGQVPDTPDDIHRALDEAARTSDVILSSGGVSVGVADHMRDVLAREGTLAFWKIAVKPGRPLVFGRWKTAWYFGLPGNPVSAMVTFDQLVRPALAQLAGEAPRPPVRLRARVTGRLTKQPGRLEFQRGTLANADDGSLTVTSTGSQDSHVLTSLTAADCLICLPRESSGAESGEWVTVLPLRDSWGL from the coding sequence ATGACCGACCCCTCAACCTGCACCCACCCCACGGACAACAGCCTGGCACTTGTCGAGGCCCGTGCGCGCATTGCCGAACACATCAGGCCCATCGACGGACACGAGCAACTCGCGCTCGGTGACGCGCTCGGTCGCGTACTCGCAGAGGACGCGCTCGCCCCCCTGTCGGTGCCGCAACACCGCAACTCGGCCATGGACGGATACGCGTTCCGACATGCCGACGCAGCCACCCGCGGCGCAACAACCTTGACCCTGGTCGGCCAATCGCTCGCGGGTCACCCACACGGCCAATGCGTCGAACCCGGTGGTGCGGTTCGCATCATGACCGGCGCCGTGGTACCCGACGGTCTGGACACCGTGGTGGTCCAGGAGGTCGTGGACAGGCTCGATGGCGACCGCATTCGGTTTGACGGCCAGCAGACTGCCGCTGGCGACTTCGTGCGTGGCATCGGCGACGACATTCAGCAAGGCCATTGCACCGTGTCCGAGGGCACGCGCCTCCGCGCTGCGGAACTCGGGGTGTTGGCCTCACTGGGCGTGTCACGGGTGCCGGTGTTGCGCCGACCTCGCGTCGCGGTGATGTCCACCGGAGACGAGCTGCGCTCCGCTGGCGAGCCACTCGACCCGGGCCAGATCTACGACAGCAACCGCACCACATTGACCGCCCTGCTTCGAACGCACCACGCGGAGCCGGTGGACATTGGTCAGGTGCCCGACACACCGGACGACATCCACCGCGCCCTCGATGAGGCTGCGCGCACGAGCGATGTCATCCTCTCGAGCGGCGGCGTATCGGTCGGTGTCGCCGACCACATGCGTGACGTGTTGGCACGCGAGGGCACACTCGCGTTCTGGAAAATAGCCGTCAAACCGGGACGACCTCTGGTGTTCGGCCGCTGGAAGACTGCGTGGTATTTCGGTCTGCCGGGCAACCCGGTGTCGGCGATGGTGACCTTTGATCAGCTTGTCCGGCCCGCTCTGGCACAGTTGGCCGGCGAAGCCCCGCGACCGCCCGTCCGCTTGCGCGCCAGAGTCACCGGTCGCCTGACAAAGCAGCCTGGCCGCCTGGAGTTTCAGCGTGGCACGCTGGCCAACGCCGACGACGGCAGTCTCACGGTCACTTCCACGGGCTCCCAGGATTCCCACGTGCTCACCTCGCTGACGGCCGCCGATTGCCTGATCTGCCTCCCCCGCGAGAGCAGCGGCGCGGAATCCGGCGAGTGGGTGACCGTTCTGCCCCTGCGCGATAGCTGGGGTCTGTGA
- a CDS encoding RDD family protein has product MRSTYQNAGLMRRLGALLYDAGLLFSILLIATGVATAVSGGEPPSNALLRTWLVIVIVAFFGGFWRRGGQTLGMRAWRVTLFAADGNALSWRTIIVRLAVAGVSIACLGAGFWWALIDAQKRTWHDIASNTVLRYLPPANDA; this is encoded by the coding sequence ATGCGTTCAACCTATCAAAACGCAGGCCTGATGCGACGTCTGGGCGCACTGCTCTACGACGCCGGCTTGCTGTTCTCGATACTGCTGATTGCGACCGGTGTCGCAACCGCAGTGTCCGGCGGCGAACCCCCGTCGAACGCCCTGCTTCGCACGTGGCTCGTGATCGTGATCGTCGCTTTTTTCGGCGGCTTCTGGCGACGCGGTGGCCAGACACTCGGCATGCGCGCGTGGCGCGTCACCCTGTTCGCCGCCGACGGAAACGCGTTGTCGTGGCGCACCATCATTGTGCGTCTCGCGGTGGCCGGCGTGTCGATCGCCTGCCTGGGTGCCGGTTTCTGGTGGGCGCTCATCGACGCGCAGAAACGCACGTGGCACGACATCGCGAGCAACACGGTGTTGCGCTACCTGCCGCCAGCGAACGACGCGTAG
- the lptG gene encoding LPS export ABC transporter permease LptG, producing the protein MTIFDRYVARNVLFSTLVILVVLLSLDALFTAIRELQRGDGLRALALIAWKMPVSAYRYLPVAVLLGGVVGLGTLAMHNELVVARASGASIWRIFLSVLHAGVPVALVLVVLGEFGVPGSAMQVQRIKHGNMDSAVARQIGAGFWVRDGSRFIRVGGVIDANTLRDVSVYDVEDGDLRTIRLASRAVYDGVAWSLFDVQLIEPQQTRIAQSRQASEQLDALFDISVLSTLTVDARWLAFRDLQDNIRYLEANGLQDSALTHALWRKVSGPLSVVVMLLLAVPMVFGSARDTSVGQRVFLASLAGLGYMLLNNVIVNVGQISGTPASFNAMATLCLFAVFATVMLRRIDNAVT; encoded by the coding sequence ATGACGATCTTCGATCGCTACGTCGCACGCAATGTGTTGTTCAGCACGCTGGTGATCCTCGTTGTGCTGTTGTCACTCGACGCCCTGTTCACGGCCATCCGGGAGTTGCAGCGCGGTGACGGCCTGCGTGCCCTCGCGTTGATTGCCTGGAAGATGCCGGTCTCCGCCTACCGCTACCTGCCGGTGGCCGTGCTGCTCGGGGGCGTGGTCGGTCTGGGCACCCTGGCGATGCACAACGAGTTGGTGGTCGCGCGGGCGTCCGGTGCGTCCATATGGCGCATCTTCCTCTCGGTGTTGCACGCCGGCGTGCCCGTGGCGCTGGTTCTGGTGGTGCTCGGCGAGTTCGGTGTGCCCGGCTCGGCCATGCAGGTGCAGCGGATCAAACACGGCAACATGGATTCCGCCGTTGCGCGCCAGATCGGCGCGGGTTTTTGGGTGCGCGATGGTTCGCGGTTCATCCGGGTCGGCGGTGTCATCGATGCGAACACATTGCGTGATGTCTCGGTCTACGACGTCGAAGACGGGGACCTTCGGACGATCCGGCTGGCCTCGCGTGCGGTCTATGACGGCGTCGCATGGAGCCTGTTCGACGTGCAGTTGATTGAGCCGCAACAGACCCGAATAGCGCAATCGCGCCAGGCCTCCGAGCAACTCGATGCTCTGTTTGACATCTCCGTGTTGTCGACCCTCACGGTCGATGCACGCTGGTTGGCGTTTCGCGATCTCCAGGACAACATCCGCTACCTGGAGGCAAACGGCTTGCAGGACTCGGCGCTGACGCACGCGCTGTGGCGCAAGGTGTCCGGTCCCCTCTCGGTGGTGGTGATGTTGCTTTTGGCCGTGCCGATGGTGTTCGGCAGTGCGCGTGACACCAGCGTGGGTCAACGCGTGTTTCTCGCGAGCCTGGCGGGGCTGGGTTACATGCTGCTGAACAACGTGATCGTGAACGTCGGCCAGATCAGCGGCACACCCGCGTCGTTCAATGCCATGGCAACGCTCTGCCTCTTTGCGGTGTTTGCAACGGTGATGTTGCGACGCATCGACAACGCGGTCACGTAG
- the lptF gene encoding LPS export ABC transporter permease LptF codes for MKLIDRYVARELASSAFAVTLVLVLIMAVQALSQVLDDVVEDGLPLSTVLSLVGVNIIGLLGIVLSLGVFLGVMIGLGRLTRDGEVTAMNACGIGLARLCRPALLIAVVFSLLSTVLSVWLTPWSIRLQETLTQSVAEQSPLAFLQPGTFADIGPGGATFYSEQVAEGGRRISAVFLQTPWRESGWAVEVSRFAEYQRDEDSGAEFLVLVDGERLEYDSEGLALTRFEKHGVRLPNTGARGGSLDVAGVPTLRLWRDTAAAARSELHWRLAMPLSVLALTVLAVALSHAKPRQGRFGNVLYGLLLYILYANALVVFRRQMAEGALPEVFAMWWVHVIPIAIALWLFYWRGQIGWRSERRVALT; via the coding sequence ATGAAACTTATAGACCGTTATGTCGCCCGCGAACTGGCCAGCAGCGCGTTCGCGGTCACGCTCGTGCTGGTGTTGATCATGGCAGTGCAGGCGCTCAGCCAGGTGCTCGACGACGTGGTCGAGGACGGTCTGCCGCTGTCCACGGTGCTGAGCCTGGTGGGCGTGAACATCATCGGCCTGTTGGGCATTGTCCTGTCTCTCGGTGTGTTTCTCGGCGTGATGATCGGACTCGGTCGCCTGACGCGAGACGGTGAGGTCACGGCGATGAACGCCTGTGGCATCGGGTTAGCACGGTTGTGTCGACCGGCGCTGCTGATTGCCGTGGTGTTTTCACTGCTCTCGACTGTGTTGTCGGTGTGGTTGACGCCCTGGAGCATCCGGTTGCAGGAAACACTCACCCAATCGGTGGCCGAGCAATCGCCGCTTGCGTTTCTCCAACCCGGCACCTTCGCCGACATCGGGCCCGGTGGCGCAACCTTCTATTCCGAGCAGGTGGCCGAGGGCGGACGGCGCATCAGTGCGGTGTTCCTTCAGACGCCGTGGCGCGAATCGGGTTGGGCGGTCGAAGTGTCCCGGTTTGCGGAGTACCAGCGCGACGAAGACAGTGGCGCCGAATTCCTGGTGCTCGTCGACGGCGAGCGGCTCGAATACGACAGCGAAGGGTTGGCGCTCACGCGCTTCGAGAAACACGGTGTGCGCTTGCCGAACACCGGCGCGCGCGGCGGTTCGCTCGATGTGGCGGGCGTGCCGACCTTGCGTCTCTGGCGAGACACCGCAGCGGCGGCCCGCAGTGAATTGCACTGGCGGCTCGCGATGCCGCTCTCGGTGCTGGCGCTGACGGTGCTGGCTGTTGCCCTCAGTCACGCCAAACCCCGGCAGGGGCGTTTCGGGAACGTCCTGTATGGCTTGCTGCTGTACATCCTCTACGCCAACGCGCTGGTTGTCTTTCGCCGCCAGATGGCCGAAGGCGCACTGCCCGAGGTGTTCGCGATGTGGTGGGTCCACGTGATCCCGATCGCGATTGCGCTCTGGCTCTTCTACTGGCGCGGTCAGATCGGTTGGCGATCCGAGCGGCGGGTGGCGCTGACATGA